A genomic window from Quercus lobata isolate SW786 chromosome 10, ValleyOak3.0 Primary Assembly, whole genome shotgun sequence includes:
- the LOC115964861 gene encoding TMV resistance protein N-like produces the protein MPSWSLRTTSWSLRTTPCTCSKYEYDVFISFRGEDTRTRFTDHLCKAFKDKRIRVYRDDSDLERGKTIWTELVQAIKTSRIAVIVFSENYANSKWCLDELVAIMDCKSSTSKRRCKCKETLTVLPIFYHVSPSEVREQKGNFAKALPKGPKKKWREALTESAKLSGFPLKKDSSESKYIEQIVETISKTLNGESLSAAPAGSESNIHREDSSAITPNREDSSAITPNIVDASLHQKTTKSKKYACAICGITGISVLEESTIKSNTKTKRHPPLLRIKSPHLRLIQCWNLGNMSKPL, from the exons ATGCCGTCTTGGTCCTTACGAACCACATCTTGGTCCTTACGAACCACACCTTGCACTTGCAGTAAATATGAGTATGACGTCTTCATTAGTTTTCGTGGCGAAGATACTCGCACAAGGTTTACGGACCATCTCTGTAAGGCTTTTAAAGACAAAAGGATTCGCGTGTATAGAGATGATAGTGACCTTGAAAGAGGAAAGACGATTTGGACAGAGCTGGTGCAGGCAATCAAAACATCAAGGATTGCAGTTATTGTGTTTTCCGAAAACTATGCTAATTCCAAGTGGTGCCTTGATGAGCTCGTGGCGATCATGGATTGCAAAAGTAGTACTAGTAAACGTAGGTGTAAATGTAAAGAAACTTTAACAGTGCTACCTATTTTCTACCATGTGTCTCCGTCTGAAGTACGAGAACAGAAGGGAAATTTTGCAAAAGCGCTTCCGAAGGGCCCTAAGAAGAAATGGAGGGAGGCATTGACAGAGTCTGCAAAGTTGTCGGGCTTCCCTTTGAAAAAAGATAG CTCAGAGTCAAAGTATATAGAGCAGATTGTTGAAACCATTTCGAAAACACTGAATGGGGAATCCCTTTCGGCAGCACCCGCTGGTTCTGAGAGTAATATTCATAGAGAAGACTCTTCAGCAATCACCCCCAATAGAGAAGACTCCTCAGCAATCACCCCCAATATAGTAGATGCTTCATTACATCAAAAAACCACTAAATCTAAAAAGTATGCTTGCGCTATTTGCGGAATAACAGGCATATCAGTTTTAGAGGAATCAACGATaaaatcaaacaccaaaaccaaACGTCATCCTCCTCTTCTTAGAATCAAATCTCCACACCTCCGCCTAATTCAGTGCTGGAACCTGGGAAATATGTCAAAGCCGCTGTGA